Proteins from a single region of Pogoniulus pusillus isolate bPogPus1 chromosome 23, bPogPus1.pri, whole genome shotgun sequence:
- the LOC135185519 gene encoding zinc finger protein 850-like, translating into MEQEEKPSRKNLLDMRFCGMPGTHGTGKGWDGIKCEIVVKMEPEDESCAGCPQGLGTEPATISSISRADIKVEPMVKSEDEAFGAHCPSSQQEDVSRQPTALPTIAAHSLRAGGSNPEVIVKVEPEEEVSDIECPRGSGVPGGASHCSGADGDSKQWPKEEPEEEEVTLPSAELVKSQGAVSSVEPLSPQPRISQWTVWQVQGTMAELQHSPAAPESQALCLEKVMVPVAPMGSTGQNALSACGKGTAMVRGSTEPSQCPRGHAAERPFVCSECGKSFQHRGNLVTHLRVHTGEKPFACSECGKSFSQKGDLMRHQRIHTGEKPFECTVCGKSFCSKQTSILHQRIHTGEKPFSCTECGKSFNRKANFTTHQKIHRGERPFICAECGKGFCAKKTFILHQKIHIGDRPFGCSECGKSFSRNGDLTRHQRIHTGERPFACGDCGKCFSHNGELIKHQRIHTGEKPFGCTECGKSFNRKGTLITHQRIHTGERPFACPECGKTFNLKTTLMKHKRIHTGERPFTCLECGKSFKYKGNLRTHHLTHTVKRVYPCTECGKVFSHKKELTVHHGVHTKERILSCYHDKESFPPFLPMHPLLVSCAQLPVQLDALAKMNEGVPRLRSAASAPSSSVRVEAAISASKDGAGRAAAFSLRGVQPVLARGGRQDGPPASCIRGYDRLAWHSGWLRAAPACGRSVRAHPCHMPPPGTAPARPEPSVMPGGPPAGPVRTGPEAIGRKQPRGAIGTRLAAGGAGRRCRGSAQGPCWRPRAQRAPQSAACGRPMAWALQVPCRGGRCRAGRSQRRWAELCPALAAHSREGRGWGRQRLQAAIAVWQVPVTFEDVAVYLSRAEWEAITEEQQELYRSVMLDVYELLTSLGIQAEPMMRIKDKVLGGHHPSSSREDVSQQPTACDAIPEVIVKVVPEELSNIGCPKGSGDPEGPSHSVKADDEQRHKEEVTEAVAELVENQRTLLSGDSLSHQPHQPEPLGLCVEKVTAPVSSGGQMTIYACTKGITMVKQLTPPSDHMDKGPFACSECGKHFPLKSKLVRHSNTHTSEKPFACPECGKSFRQKSSLVSHQRIHSGEKPFVCTECGKRFNHKGSLVSHQRIHTGEEPFACTECGKRYNHKSNLISHQRIHTGEKPFACTECGKRFKHKLSLVTHQHIHTGKELFTCAECSKSFMYKSTLALHQRIHTGEKPFACTECGKCFNHKGSLVSHHRIHTGEKPFACTECGKCFNHKGTLVSHQRIHDGGKPFPCTKCDKSFNHKGSLVSHQCIHMGKEPFACTECGKRFNQKSNLVTHQRIHTGEKPFACTECGKSFNHKISLVNHQHIHTGEKPFACNECGKSFNHKVSLVYHLRVHTGEKPFACTECGKSFNDKRTLVKHQRIHTSEKTFTCSECGKSFKHKVSLVSHQNIHSGKKPFTCTECGKSFYHKVSLISHQRIHNGEKPFACTECGKSFYHKVSLVNHQRMHTGEEPFACPECKKSFYHKSSLLYHQRIHTGEKPYTCSDCGKSFMRKFQLVNHHCTHISQ; encoded by the exons atggagcaggaggagaagccaTCTAGGAAGAATCTGCTGGACATGAGGTTCTGTGGGATGCCTGGCACCCATGGCACAG GAAAGGGCTGGGATGGCATCAAGTGTGAGATCGTGGTGAAAATGGAGCCGGAGGATGAGTCCTGTGCTGGGTGTCCCCAGGGCCTGGGGACTGAGCCTGCCACCatttccagcatctccagggctg ACATCAAAGTGGAGCCCATGGTGAAAAGCgaggatgaggcatttggtgctcactgccccagctcccagcaggaggATGTGTCTCGGCAGCCCACTGCCT TGCCCACCATAGCAGCACACTCTCTGCGTGCAGGTGGTTCCAATCCTGAGGTCATTGTGAAGGTGGAACCAGAGGAAGAGGTATCAGACATCGAGTGTCCCCGAGGATCGGGTgtcccaggaggtgccagccaCTGCAGTGGAGCAG ATGGTGACAGCAAGCAGTGGCCCAAGGAGGaaccagaggaggaagaggtgaccctgccctcagcagagctggtgaagagccAAGGGGCTGTGTCCTCTGTGGAACCTCTCAGCCCCCAACCCCGCATCAGCCAGTGGACAGTGTGGCAGGTGCAGGGCACTatggctgagctccagcacagcccggCAGCACCTGAGTCCCAGGCACTCTGTCTGGAGAAGGTGATGGTTCCGGTGGCACCAAtgggcagcactgggcagaACGCCCTATCTGCCTGTGGGAAGGGCACCGCCATGGTCAGAGGCAGCACTGAGCCATCACAGTGTCCCCGTGGCCATGCTGCCGAGCGTCCCTTTGTCTGCAGCGAGTGCGGGAAGAGCTTCCAGCACCGGGGGAACCTTGTCACCCACTTGCGGGtgcacaccggggagaagccctTTGCCTGCAGCGAGTGTGGCAAAAGCTTCAGCCAGAAGGGTGACTTAATGCGGCACCAGCGCATCCATACTGGTGAGAAGCCCTTTGAGTGCACtgtctgtggcaagagcttctgctCCAAGCAGACCTCCATCCTGCACCAGCGCATCCACACTGGCGAGAAGCCCTTCTCCTGCACagagtgtggcaagagcttcaacCGCAAGGCTAACTTCACTACCCACCAGAAGATCCACCGCGGCGAACGGCCCTTCATCTGCGCCGAGTGCGGCAAGGGCTTCTGCGCCAAGAAGACCTtcatcctccaccagaagatCCACATTGGTGACAGACCCTTTGGCTGCTCGGAgtgcggcaagagcttcagcCGCAACGGTGACCTGACGCGGCACCAGCGCATCCACACCGGCGAGCGGCCCTTTGCCTGCGGCGACTGTGGCAAGTGCTTCAGCCACAATGGTGAGCTGATCAAGCACCAGCGCATCCACACCGGCGAGAAGCCCTTTGGCTGCACCGaatgtggcaagagctttaaCCGCAAAGGTACCCTCATCACCCACCAGCGCATCCACACCGGTGAGCGGCCCTTTGCCTGCCCCGAGTGTGGTAAGACCTTCAACCTGAAGACCACGCTGATGAAGCACAAGCGTATCCACACCGGCGAGCGTCCCTTCACCTGCCTcgagtgtggcaagagcttcaagTACAAGGGCAACCTCCGGACCCACCACCTCACCCACACGGTGAAGCGGGTCTATCCCTGCACCGAGTGCGGCAAGGTCTTCAGCCACAAGAAGGAGCTGACGGTGCACCATGGCGTGCACACCAAGGAGAGGATCCTCTCCTGTTACCATGACAAAGagtccttccctcccttccttcctatGCACCCACTCCTTGtgtcctgtgcccagctcccagTGCAGTTGGATGCCTTGGCCAA AATGAATGAGGGTGTG CCGAGGCTCCGCAGCGCAGCCTCTGCCCCGAGCAGCTCCGTCCGCGTGGAGGCAGCGATCAGCGCCAGCAAGGATGgcgcaggcagagctgcagcctttaGTCTCCGGGGAGTGCAGCCCGTTCTGGCTCGGGGAGGTCGGCAGGATGGGCCCCCTGCTTCGTGCATACGTGGGTACGATCGCTTGGCGTGGCACAGCGGCTGGCTCCGAGCTGCTCCTGCATGCGGCCGCTCCGTGCGTGCCCATCCCTGCCACATGCCCCCGCCAGGCACCGCTCCGGCACGGCCAGAGCCCTCCGTAATGCCTGGCGGCCCTCCAGCAGGTCCGGTGCGCACAGGGCCGGAGGCGATCGGCCGTAAACAGCCGAGAGGCGCCATCGGCACCCGGCTGGCTGCTGGCGGTGCCGGGAGGCGCTGCAGAGGCAGCGCTCAGGGTCCCTGCTGGCGCCCGCGGGCGCAGAGAGCGCCCCAGAGCGCCGCCTGTGGCCGGCCAATGGCGTGGGCGCTGCAGGTCCCGTGTCGGGGAGGGCGGTGCCGAGCGGGGCGGAGCCAGCGGCGCTGGGCGGAGCTGTGTCCGGCGCTGGCGGCGCACAGCCGGGAGGGGCGTGGCTGGGGCCGGCAGCGGCTGC AGGCTGCAATTGCTGTGTGGCAGGTCCCAGTGACCTTCGAGGACGTGGCTGTCTACCTGAGCCGTGCCGAGTGGGAGGCCATCAccgaggagcagcaggagctctaCCGCAGCGTCATGCTGGACGTCTATGAGCTCCTGACATCCCTGG GCATTCAAGCAGAGCCCATGATGAGAATCAAGGACAAGGTGCTTGGTGGtcaccaccccagctcctcacGCGAGGATGTGTCCCAGCAGCCCACTGCCT GTGATGCTATTCCTGAAGTAATTGTGAAGGTGGTACCAGAAGAATTGTCAAACATTGGATGTCCCAAAGGATCAGGTGACCCAGAAGGTCCCAGCCACAGTGTTAAAGCAG ATGATGAGCAGAGGCACAAGGAGGAGGTGACGGAAGCAGTGGCAGAGCTGGTGGAGAATCAGAGAACATTGTTGTCAGGGGATTCCCTCAGCCACCAACCCCATCAGCCTGAGCCCCTGGGTCTCTGCGTGGAGAAGGTGACAGCTCCAGTGTCCAGCGGTGGGCAGATGACAATCTATGCCTGCACAAAGGGAATCACCATGGTCAAACAACTGACACCTCCCAGTGACCACATGGACAAAGGTCCCTTTGCCTGCAGCGAGTGTGGGAAGCACTTCCCCCTGAAGAGCAAACTGGTACGGCACTCTAACACCCACACCAGTGAGAAGCCCTTTGCCTGCCCagagtgtggcaagagcttccgcCAGAAAAGCAGCTTGGTCTCCCACCAGCGCATCCACAGCGGCGAGAAGCCCTTTGTATGCACAGAGTGCGGCAAGAGGTTCAACCATAAAGGCAGCCTGGTGTCCCACCAGCGCATCCACACTGGTGAGGAGCCCTTTGCCTGTACCGAGTGTGGCAAAAGGTACAACCACAAAAGCAACCTGATCTCCCACCAGCGCATCCACACCGGTGAGAAACCTTTTGCCTGCACTGAGTGTGGCAAGAGGTTCAAACACAAACTCAGCCTGGTCACTCACCAGCACATCCACACTGGCAAAGAGCTTTTCACCTGTGCCGAGTGCAGCAAGTCATTCATGTACAAAAGCACCCTGGCCTTACACCAGCGCATCCACACTGGGGAAAAGCCTTTTGCCTGCACCGAGTGTGGCAAGTGCTTCAACCACAAAGGTAGCCTGGTCTCTCACCATCGcatccacactggtgagaagcccttTGCCTGCACTGAGTGTGGCAAGTGCTTCAACCACAAAGGCACCTTGGTCTCTCACCAGCGCATCCACGATGGTGGGAAGCCCTTTCCCTGTACCAAGTGTGATAAGAGCTTCAACCATAAAGGCAGCCTTGTCTCCCATCAGTGCATCCACATGGGCAAGGAGCCCTTTGCTTGCACTGAGTGTGGCAAGAGGTTCAACCAGAAAAGCAACTTGGTCACCCACCAGCGCATCCACACTGGGGAAAAGCCCTTTGCCTGTActgagtgtggcaagagcttcaacCACAAAATCAGCCTGGTCAACCATCAGCACATCCACACTGGCGAGAAGCCCTTTGCCTGCAatgagtgtggcaagagcttcaatCACAAAGTCAGCCTGGTCTACCACCTGCgtgtccacactggtgagaagcctttTGCCTGCActgagtgtggcaagagcttcaatGACAAACGCACCCTGGTCAAACACCAGCGGATCCACACCAGTGAGAAGACCTTTACCTGCTctgagtgtggcaagagcttcaagCACAAAGTCAGCCTAGTGTCCCACCAGAACATCCACAGCGGCAAGAAGCCCTTTACATGTACTgaatgtggcaagagcttctACCACAAAGTCAGCCTCATCTCCCACCAGCGCATCCACAATGGTGAAAAGCCCTTTGCCTGCActgagtgtggcaagagcttctaCCACAAAGTCAGCCTGGTCAACCACCAGCGCATGCACACTGGCGAAGAACCTTTTGCCTGCCCTGAGTGTAAAAAGAGCTTCTACCACAAAAGTAGCCTCCTATATCACCAGCGCATCCACACTGGAGAGAAGCCCTACACCTGCTcagactgtggcaagagcttcatgCGAAAATTCCAACTTGTCAACCATCATTGCACCCACATCAGTCAGTGA